A section of the Parasteatoda tepidariorum isolate YZ-2023 chromosome 6, CAS_Ptep_4.0, whole genome shotgun sequence genome encodes:
- the LOC139425862 gene encoding SCAN domain-containing protein 3-like, with amino-acid sequence MKPSKLLRHLNAKHPGLKDKSLEYFERKRREHEGQKKFMMATTSIKESALRASYLVANRIAKAKKPFNIGEELILPATKDICREILGEAAVEKIAHVPLSASTVTRRIEEIAEDIEKQLLERINASPWYALQVDESTDIDSKAVLLVYVRYLYQEDVHEDLLCALSLPTNTTGAELFKDIRHYALQEQMLGQNSPLD; translated from the exons ATGAAACCTTCAAAACTGCTTCGCCACTTGAACGCCAAGCACCCTGGATTAAAAGACAAGTCCCTGgagtattttgaaagaaaaagacgGGAACACGAaggacagaaaaaatttatgatggcCACCACATCAATAAAGGAGAGTGCACTAAGAGCATCATATTTGGTGGCTAACCGCATTGCTAAAGCTAAAAAGCCATTCAATATTGGTGAAGAATTAATCTTGCCCGCCACTAAAGACATTTGCCGTGAAATACTAGGAGAAGCTGCTGTGGAAAAGATAGCACATGTGCCTTTGTCGGCTAGCACTGTGACTAGGCGCATTGAGGAAATAGCCGAAGACATTGAAAAGCAATTGTTGGAGAGGATTAATGCATCACCGTGGTACGCACTCCAGGTTGACGAATCTACAGATATTGACAGCAAGGCAGTACTACTTGTTTATGTGCGATATCTATATCAGGAAGATGTGCATGAGGATTTGTTATGTGCACTATCTTTGCCAACCAACACCACAGGAGCAGAACTGTTCAA ggacATTAGACATTACGCACTTCAAGAGCAGATGCTTGGGCAAAATTCTCCATTAGATTAG
- the LOC107452878 gene encoding lysoplasmalogenase TMEM86A: MLADNIEEFSAYWTSPKIVLKCVGPKLVPFFKTVAIYFVLVTPSPGWFTCLIKSLPLLCLCGFVLYHGMSLGEKHAYARRILLGLLFSCMGDILLIWDCCFTWGMLSFAVAHILYISAFGMKPLNPYAGTVCAVAGALGTYLLMDGLYGPFIVLVPVYVSFLMFMVWRAVARVQLFEDLWTWTKLCSCGGGILFAISDFVLGYNMFCSSIPYAPMIIMVTYYAAQLGIALSVVDSASIAIISAAHSTDSNQCCQNLDGNSQPKKCRTVLSKLENFGTRPTLLLKE, encoded by the exons ATGTTAGCCGATAATATCGAAGAGTTTTCTGCGTATTGGACCAGTCCCAAAATAGtg ctgaAATGTGTTGGACCCAAATTGGTACCTTTCTTTAAAACAGTTGCCATCTATTTCGTCCTGGTAACACCATCTCCTGGCTGGTTCACCTGTCTGATAAAGTCTTTGCCGCTTCTCTGCCTCTGCGGATTTGTATTGTATCATGGAATGAGTCTCGGTGAAAAGCACGCCTATGCTCGTCGGATATTATTAGGCCTCTTGTTCTCCTGTATGGGGGATATTTTATTGATCTGGGATTGCTGCTTTACGTGGGGAATGCTGTCTTTTGCAGTCGCTCATATACTTTATATTTCTGCTTTTGGAATGAAACCGCTTAATCCGTATGCTGGGACTGTCTGTGCTGTAGCTGGTGCATTGGGAACATATTTACTCATGGATGGACTATACG GTccatttattgttttagttcCAGTCTATGTATCCTTCCTCATGTTCATGGTATGGAGAGCTGTTGCAAGGGTTCAGTTGTTTGAAGATTTATGGACCTGGACCAAATTATGTTCCTGTGGAGGTGGTATATTATTTGCCATTTCAGATTTTGTTCTGGGATACAACATGTTTTGCTCATCCATACCTTATGCTCCTATGATCATTATGGTCACATACTATGCTGCCCAACTCGGAATAGCCCTGTCGGTCGTCGACAGTGCTTCGATAGCTATTATTAGTGCAGCACACAGCACCGACAGTAATCAATGTTGCCAAAACTTGGATGGTAATTCTCAGCCAAAGAAATGCCGCACCGTGTTGTCCAAACTCGAGAATTTCGGTACTCGACCGACGTTGCTACTGAAAGAGTGA